TTATAACTTCCTCTTTTCCATCAACCACTTTCACAGCAGAGTTATCATCCAAAATATAAACTTTCTGCTTTACATCCTTTAGCGCTTCTTTAATTTGCTCGTTATCTTTTCTAATTTTTGTGAAATAAGGAGAGTTGAGGTGAGGAGTAACATAGAAATCTACAAGACCAAGAGCCTTAATGTTCTCCACCTCATCCAAATCCTCGTCATAAACTATTTGAGAGGTTTTAAGTTGTAAGTCAGGGCAAGCGACCATACTACCTGCACTTACCCCTACATAAACTTTTGTTTTTAATAATTCAGGAAGTATTTCTGTAAGCCCTGATTTATTTATTTCTCGCATTAAGTGATATGTATTGCCACCTTCAAAAAATAAGACGTCCGCTTCTTCAAATTTTGGAAGCCATACCTCTTTTGGGACAGCCGAGATATCAGCAATTTCTATCTGTTTGAAGTTCTGCTTCTGTAGGTTTTTAAGGTCATCAATAAGCCACCCCTTATCACCTTTTTCTACATTTGAGGCAGTAGGGATAAAAACCAAAGAAGTATCTTCTGGCTTTTTTCCAACCAAATCAAACAGAGCGTCAGATATGGATTTATTGGTTATCCCTCCTGATGTAAGTAGCAATTTCATAGGACTAGTTTAATCAAAAAATGCCGAAAAAGAAAGAAGGTGCAACATAGCGGCCAATATGAGAACTACAATCATTAATAGCCCACTCGGTTTCTACCTCACTGATTCATACTGAGTTTTCTTTTCGATATGAGTAAAAACCATTTGCCAAAGTAGAGTTTTACGGCCTCGAAAAGTTCCAGCACAAGATAAAATATAATATCGAAACATTCGATAAAATCGCTCTCCATACTTATCCTTAAACTTGGACCACGATGCATCAAAGTTTTTCCACCAAGCTAAAAGCGTCTTATCATAATACAAACCGAAGTTATGTAGATCTTCCATTACAAATAAGCCTTCACTTGCTTTAGCTATCTGCTGAGATGACGGAACCATCGAATTTGGGAAAATATATTTTTCTATCCATGCATCGAAACCGATGGACTTAGAATCATTGCGTCCAATAGTATGCAAAAGAAATATTCCATCTGGCACCAGAACTTTTTTAATAATCTCCATTATCTTTCTGTAATTTTTATAACCGACATGTTCAATCATCCCGCAGATAAGCACTTTATCGTATTT
This region of Candidatus Paceibacterota bacterium genomic DNA includes:
- a CDS encoding Type 1 glutamine amidotransferase-like domain-containing protein, which encodes MKLLLTSGGITNKSISDALFDLVGKKPEDTSLVFIPTASNVEKGDKGWLIDDLKNLQKQNFKQIEIADISAVPKEVWLPKFEEADVLFFEGGNTYHLMREINKSGLTEILPELLKTKVYVGVSAGSMVACPDLQLKTSQIVYDEDLDEVENIKALGLVDFYVTPHLNSPYFTKIRKDNEQIKEALKDVKQKVYILDDNSAVKVVDGKEEVISEGEYLVFNE